Below is a genomic region from Ziziphus jujuba cultivar Dongzao chromosome 7, ASM3175591v1.
GGAACAAAAACAAACCCAATCAttacaatttacaattttaaaaggGCTAAATTCACATATAAGGAATTAACACAGTGAGTGAGAAAAGCTAAAATGGGAAAAAGGATTTCAGTCATTACCTCAACCACAGTAGCTCCAGAAAAACGCAACCTTTGTTGCCAAACATACTCGGCGAGGACTATGCTACAGGGCCACACGAATAGACCATACTCTTCTTTCATGTTCTGAATCACCAACACCCATAGCAATGAAGAAAATTGTAAATGAAGGTCGACAGAATTGTAAAGTTTGTAGACATAGGAGTACCTACCTCGATAACCGAGATGGCGACGGCCGGTTCGTCTGGATCATCTCCAAACTGATGACGGCTTGTCGTCGTCATAAGCTGGTCGGCCGCCGGTTCACCGGAGCTATTGCCTTCCATGTCTTCTCAGCCAGTTCACTGGTGAGCAAGAGCCAGCAATAATAACCTTGTCAGAAGAAGTGCCAGCGTACAGAGAGAAAACGAAATTCAGGGCCTCGTATCCACACTTACGGCCCAACTCTTCGTTAAAAATGATGGGCCCAATTTAAAAGGGGCCCAGTTCATATATGCAAAGTTTGATGTCTTTTCTTACGGCCCTTTTTCTCCCTGATAAAGGGATAAGGGAAAGGTAAAACTGACGGTCTCGATTCAAGTTAAAAACAATGACGGTCAGTATATAAAAGTGATAATCTGAGAGCATAATCGAACGCGCCATAATAGCAGATGGCCCACAAACAATTATAACGGCAAGCTATCCTCTATACACGTGGCACCCATGCAAACATTAACTTCGCCCATTTTAACCTCGATCGATTTCCATGTCGTTTTGCTCTTGCACTTTCTCGAACCACCCTATTAATCTTTCCAAACTTCATCATCGACATCGTTTTTTGCGCTTATCGAGTGAGCTAGGAGTCCTAAAAATGGCGTTCGTTCACTGCCCAGTGACTGTTCCTTTTGAGACTTCAAGGCACCCGAAGACTTCCATTCTGGAGTCATctttatcatcatcttcttctcatGAGTCTCTGTTTTCTCTAGCTTTCTCTTCTGCTTCTCACTGGTCCAGAGCCCGTAATCGCTCTAGATTTTCCAAGCTTAGTCCATTGGAATATAAAGGTATTTTCTTCGCTCTATTACCTGGCTTTTCTGTAGCTCTATCTTTTGAGAccgcttcttttttttttttcaaaagcgtTATTTGCCAAAAGTTACTCCTTTTTGTACTTCGAGGTTGAAGAACAAAAAATTGTTCCTCATTTCACTTGCCccgttactttttttttttttttttttttaagctctgTATATAGATtctattaaatgtattttttgttctgtttttttccccccctcaaTTTCATACAAGGTTAGTATATACTTTAATTTCCATTGCTGTTACCCAATGAGGCAACCGAAAACACAATGTGGGAAACATATTTACACATTAAGCAACTAAGGAGATATATCAAATTTCatatattaacttaaataattattaattcctATGGGCATGAAATAGATCCTGAAAATTTTGGGACTGTCAGGTAGTCTTTAGGTCTAGttctttttaattgaattattcATGTATGGATTGGGTTTTTAGTTTctaatttgtttgattttaaGTTTTCTGGTTATTCAAGGTAACTCTTACCATCTATTGTTTCTCTATATTGTTATAGAGAGATTATGATTAAGAGTTTTTGCAATTTTCAGTATCTTCCATTTCAAGTATTGCTGTTGACGCAATGTTTTTGACTTTGATATTTATCAGTAAAGGCTCAGCCTCAAGAAGCTAATCTCAGTTTAGCTGATGCATTTACTCACTTCAAGCATCTACTTCTGCCGATTACCGACCGCAATCCTTATCTTTCAGAGGGAACAAGACAGGTGGCATTTCTTTAAGGCTACTGACTTTTACTCATATTGTCAATTACATAATTCATATATTCTATGTTAACCCGTATCAAAGCATGTAACAAGCAATATTTTGCTtgtaactcctttttttttttttttttttttttttaacacttcatAGTAATCTATCATCTTCAAGTTCACCTTTTGGCACAAACTCTTATTTCTTCTACTTTTGttaattttcattgtaaatatgTGGGACAGTTGCCAGAGTTTAGGTGTATCTGTCAGAAGACACCGAACCTTGCttcaacatatataatttttttggttggaaaatgTGCATGTATTGAGATTACCACTTCTTTGACTTCTTGGAGATTAACTATGGGGCTCTGGCATGTATTTTATGAAAAGAGTCTTAGGGGGTTGGAATAAAAGGTTAAGAATAAATTCAATAAGAATGTTGCTATCCAATGCCAAAATTTGCTTCTGTCCAATTAAATTGTCAAAATAACTAAAATGAGCCCCTAGCTTTATTTGCACTTGATCCCCTTGGATTTGACTTTCAACAGGCTGTGGCAACTGCCGCTGCTATGGCAAAGAAGTATGGGGCTGAGATCACCGTTGTGGGTATGTTCGCTGACATTTATTCATAGTATTCTCAATATGCTACTGTTGAAAACTGAGCAGTAGCACCCTTTTTACCAAGCCCTTTTACAGCAAGGTTTCAAGGAATATAGAACTTAATGTTCTTTGCAGTTATTGATGAAAAGCAGAAAGACTCATTGCCGGAGCATGAAACCCAACTCTCAAGCATCCGCTGGCATCTATCTGAAGGTTTAGTTATGCGCTTATAATCTTCTTTGAATTgtgcaaaattttattttgacttagcAATGTTCTTATTGGAGGCAAGCATGAACTAGAACACCCATAGACTCAATGCACAGGGAAGTTAATTAGGCAATAATAAGATGCATTTAGGTGAATGAAAATATGAAGAGAGCACAACGAACCATGAAAGGAACCTAAATATGATCTGATAATATAGTTTTGTCTCATACATAATCACGTAATTAGTTATATACGTTTGAAACATTTGAACATTATCTTTAACCCCTTGAAATATGAATTTTAGGTGGGTTCCAGGAATTCAAATTGTTAGAGCGACTTGGGGAGGGGAACAAGCCAACAGCCATCATTGGTGAGGTTGCTGATGACTTGAATTTGGATTTAGTTATTATAAGCATGGAGGCAGTTCATTCGAAGCATGTGGATGCAAACCTGCTTGCTGAGTTCATTCCTTGCCCCGTAATACTTTTGCCATTGTAAACTGTAGTCTTTTCGGGCACAATGACTACTTTGCAATGCAAATTCAAGTTTCGTCTCATGTGCTAATCAATCATCCTATCATTATTCAGGGAGAAACAATGAAAAGTGTCTCATAGCCATATATTGCTGTGTTTGGAAATGCTTTATGTATAGTGCTAGCAGTGTCATTTTGAGACTGTTAAAAGGCAGCGGTGGAATGGATAATTTTTTATCTCGTGAACTGGTTAATTTGTATTCTGGGGAAGCCAGAATGTTTAATGGATAAGCCTCCTAGTGACAAATTGGTTATCACGACCACCGTGTGTATTTGGAGTTTGTACTCTGATTTTACCGGGACAGTCTTGTCATTTCCACAAGCACATGTAAAATTTCTTGAAGGTGAGTTCGATACATATTACAAAACATGCCAGTTACATTATATTCTATGCACAGCCactttaaaattcatttttgcttAGCTATACTAATAATTTGTATCTGTTTTACCTTAATCTACGTACATTACAacccatattttttttaatacccttcaatgaaataagaaaataaaataaaatatttttttgttcccAGGTTTTCAGAATCTATGTTTGGGGATTAGGGTTCCTAAGAGGAGAATCTAATCGTTTTACATCATGCccactctcttcttcttcttcttcttctaattcATCCTAACAACCAACCAAAAATTAACTGTGTAACTCAgttggaaaccaaaaaaaaaaaaaaaaagaaaaaaaaaaaaagactctgCTGGTAGATTAATTAGAATTCCCAACCATTTGGTAGGAGTTGGAATGCGTTGGTAAACACTCAAAAGCGTCGAAAGTGCAAATCCAACAAACGGAGACCTCAAACAAGAAACCTtggcaaatattcaaatttttgcGGTActaaaaccaaacaaacaatCAAAAGAGAATTTCAACTTCCATTGTTGGTAAGTAGTCTGCCACTAAGCAAATTATTAGTGTAAGAAAAACAGAGTCCTTGAAGAACACCACCAGTCTTTTGAGTTTTGATGCATTAAATCTTTTGGAAGTTTTACTTGCCAACCAAATTGTCCACTTGCGTTAATCAACAGATATTCCAGCCTCATTCTTTCTTACCAATCCTATGAGACATGTTGTAAATCCCTCGTCTGTAGATGAGAAGAAAAAACACACAGCACTTGTCTCGCTTGTATAGTGCAAAAGGCAATGTCTAAAAGCTTCCTAACTGAAAGCGCTGATAGAAGGGAACTGGTATTTGTATctaacgatttttttttttttttttctgtatttaagGATATTTTATTCATAAGCATTGTTGTAAtaccaaaaaattttaaaattgtaatgcAGATAGTATGTTTTTTAGTGTGGATACATCTGCCCTTTCTTGAAAGCATGCATCCCAATTCTCATTCTGATCTAAGTTATAAATTTTTCCTCATTCTGCTTTTAAGTTCAAACATGCATGCCAAATACGCACAACCTTTGAATTGCAGTGGCTAATGTGTCCTCTTGCAAGGTCAGCCGACAAGAAGAAACGGCCTTATATTCACATTGAATTGCTATGGCTAATTGGTCCTCTTGCAAGGTCAGCAGGCAAGAAGAAACAGCCCCATAACGGGTCCTCTTGTAAGGTCAGCAGATAAGAAGAACAGCCatatattcataattaaaaagGACGATTCCAATTCAAATCTGCCATACATTGTGAGACCACATTTTTCACATGGAAGTGATAGAAGAATTGAGTTTCACAACAACCAAATGGTAATTCTTAAAAGGAATGTGGTTCGTTTTTCAACATAGGAGAGATACTTTACAACACCACCATCCAGACCCACAATAGAACTACTTAGAACCACAAAGTTTTAATAATACAACATTGACAGCCAAAGAATTGGATCGATAATGAGACTCAAATCAAGATAGTTTACACCCTGATTAACGATCAGTTGCTGGGGTTGCTGCGGAACGACCCCAAACCTCTAGCTGATGCTCTCACCACAAATTGATGATATGCTGCCGCAGCCAGAGCTCCAATAAACGGTCCAACCCAGAAAATCCACTGTTtaccacattaaaaaaaaactcatcgATTTTTAATCAAACTAAACTCCCAGTAAACTATACGTGTAAATTAGGTGTTctaaggaatatatatatatatatatatatagtattgtaTTAATTGTACCTGATCGTCCCACGCTTTCTCGTTGTTATAGATCACAGCAGCGCCAAAGCTCCGAGCGGGGTTGATCCCAGTGCCAGTAATAGGGATCGTAGCCAAATGCACCATGAAAACAGCAAACCCGATTGGCAATGGAGCCAATACctattccaaaaaaattaaaaaccttggtcAAACCCGATTGGCAAGTACTTTAATTGTCATTTAATATATAGCTTTcctgatatatatgtatatatgtatacatacaggAACATGAGAGTCACGTGCGTTCCTCTTGGGGTCAGTGGCAGAGAAAACGGTGTAAACCAGCACGAAAGTGCCAATAATCTCAGCTCCCAAAGCCGTGCCTTTTGAGAAACCAGGTGCGACGGAATTGGCACCACCTCCAAGCGTGTTATAGTAGTGCTTCATGAAGGCCTTCACTAACCCCACGCCGCTAATCGCTCCCAAACACTGCGCAGCCATGTACGCCACGGCTCTCAACAACGACACCTTCCTCGCCAGGAGCAGCCCAAATGTTACGGCCGGGTTAATGTGACCACCTGGTGCATAGCCAgtaaattaaatattcattaaaaaaaaaaacaaaaaaacaaaaaaacaaaacgaaaggaaagaaaataatgTTATCGTTTTGTATGTTACCAGAGATTCCGGCAGTGCAGTAGACGAGGATGAAAATCATGCCGCCAAATGCCCAAGCGATACCAAGAAGACCAACACCATCGCATGAATCGGTTTGCTTCTTGTGACCGATAACCGTAGCGACGGTGacatagagaaagagaagagtGGCTACGAACTCTGCTATCAGAGCTCTGTAGAAAGACCAGCGCTTTAACTCTTCAAAGCCTAACAGAGGAGCTGGTGGTGGGTCTACATAGTCCTTCCCATGGTGCTGTGGAAGTTGCCCTTCTTCACCCACTTCCTTGGTCATTTTCTCTCTTATCACTTTTCTCTCTAGCTAGCTTTCTAGGATATAGTGCTTGAATATGCTTTGTTAGTGTTACAGAATGGGAAGGGGAATGGATATAATTTATATGGATTAGGAAGAGGGTTTGAGTAGGAATATATTAATGGAGATAACGTAAATAATGACATGTTGAGGAAGAATTGTAGGGCATATTGTACAGCCTGACCATGTGATGTCTCTGTTGGCATAAGTTGTGAGCTCGCTGTCCAATCGAAAGCAATCCCGCCAGTCCATAGCGTTTGGCTACGTATCTTTCtgctatgtatttatatttacttcTTCTAGAATTTGTATCATGTTAAGGCCATTTTtctcatgtgtgtgtgtgtatatattatatgtaatatatatatttcccaaTGCATGATTATTGCAACCAAAGACCTGACCGAatgagaatattttttttttccaaatctgCAACTTGCAAAACTTCCATTTCACCCAAAAATTTCTATGTTGGTGTGGACGGCTTTTGTTGATATACATCTTCTATATAATTATTAGTGATTACCATTaacgataaataataattgctcATCcggaaaattgaaaataataactaCAACACTTTCAAATTCATGACATGTCATCTTGCAAATCTATATAGCAGAGCAACAAATTCCTTGAACATATGTAGGTTGTGTATGCATTGTGGAAACCGAAAGATAAAAAGCACCATTTTGATGAAAACTTCACTGTGAGTTTGTCCATCATGCTATGTCTGCTTCAGTGGGCTTAAGCACTCGTACTTCAATGGTGGCCAAAAATGGACTAGAAAAATAATACAGGCTTTCGTGATTGACAACTACGTGGGATGCCCAAATTGGAAATTGTGGTAGCCTACTTTTTTGGACTAACGTGtgattatttccaattaataatcaaatcaagcttgcttttttaatatatatatatatatatataaataaatcaagcttgcTTATATTTgcagttttcctttttttttttttttttggatgaaatttagTTTTCGATGTTTGTTATTCTGCTTTCGACTGCATATATATTACCTTGCAAGTTACGCGATTCCGCTGAGATTTGCGTTATTAAATTTCAGCATTCCGAGTGTATGAGGCTCTTTGGTTAAGTAAAAAGGGGCCTGTTAATATTTGAAgcccatttttattaaaatctacaATGTAGGCCGAAATTGCTCCAAACCCGCTCAAAATTGTTTTGAACCCAAACCCAATCCTTGTCATATGTGAGTCCACTCCACTGTCTAGCCTCAGGCATAGCCCACAAACAACAATGACAAAAATAAAGCACACTTTGGTcttaaaaatgaatcaaaaaaaatatttgcttatttaccaaaaagtttttttaaaaaaaaaattactctaAAAAATTTcagcattttttataattattataaatccCTTTTGGATAATGACTCTCcacattttatttcaaaaaaataaattaagaagagGCTAATATAAATCATATTATATCCTTTTTAAGCCTTCccgttttaaaaaaataataaataaaaaaaatcgaaaTGGTTTACTATATAACTGCTTTTTCGTTTCTTAATctgtaataattttatataaccaCATGATATGcgttaataattttaaaaacataaaagggACAAATCATACAAAAATTTGCTTTTCTCACTTTCACGCTTAATGAATAGGTAATGTCACCATTATATATGTGTACTATACGCCTATTTAATGGTGCTTTTGAAGatgtatatttcaaaaatataataaataaggggaatcaatttattatataataataacaataattaaaaaaattaatggaaaataaagGAGAAAGTAATAATTGAGAAAAGAAGGTACGGTAAgagtaagaaaaaaatacatcTAAAATTAGTTGTACCTGTAATAGCTAAATGCTATAATTTTACAACTcattaaaccaaaaaagaaaggaaaattttctatatttaaggAAGTTATTAAAAGTTTGGATATGTGTTTCCAACACTGAGTTGTCGATTTCGAACTAAACATttgaaaaatggaaaagtatataaaatataatgggGCAATCaatatccaatattttataaaatgcatttaaaaaatgaaattcctGCAAAAATTACTTTctctattctctctctctctctctctctctctctatatatatatatgtaacaaattttgaataaaaatgatGATTTGTCATAATTCAATTGGACCACATCTAAAAATCCACGTAGAACAGTGAAAAAGGAATGGTAAAGTAAAAAGAGGTAAAAGCCGAGGCTCTTGGTTGGGGACGGTTTTAGGGTAGGGCAATTCTAAGGTCCAA
It encodes:
- the LOC107424436 gene encoding aquaporin PIP2-7, coding for MTKEVGEEGQLPQHHGKDYVDPPPAPLLGFEELKRWSFYRALIAEFVATLLFLYVTVATVIGHKKQTDSCDGVGLLGIAWAFGGMIFILVYCTAGISGGHINPAVTFGLLLARKVSLLRAVAYMAAQCLGAISGVGLVKAFMKHYYNTLGGGANSVAPGFSKGTALGAEIIGTFVLVYTVFSATDPKRNARDSHVPVLAPLPIGFAVFMVHLATIPITGTGINPARSFGAAVIYNNEKAWDDQWIFWVGPFIGALAAAAYHQFVVRASARGLGSFRSNPSN
- the LOC107424443 gene encoding uncharacterized protein LOC107424443 gives rise to the protein MAFVHCPVTVPFETSRHPKTSILESSLSSSSSHESLFSLAFSSASHWSRARNRSRFSKLSPLEYKVKAQPQEANLSLADAFTHFKHLLLPITDRNPYLSEGTRQAVATAAAMAKKYGAEITVVVIDEKQKDSLPEHETQLSSIRWHLSEGGFQEFKLLERLGEGNKPTAIIGEVADDLNLDLVIISMEAVHSKHVDANLLAEFIPCPVILLPL